In one window of Thermodesulfobacteriota bacterium DNA:
- a CDS encoding phosphoribosylformylglycinamidine synthase subunit PurS — MIHRIEVMLKKSLRDAFGEKIRKRINEDIHLPVRSVRTIKVFTIDAGVDSTLVEELAGQLFCDSISQEYSIDRPLADAFDWLIEVGFRPGVTDNEGKTARESLELAIGRKLNRGEGVYTSTQYALAGDLSLKDVERIATGLLANTLIQSFRIKDRSEWDKTTGMPPLVPRVVADTRPTVEEIDLAVSDERLLAISRERVLALNLAEMKVIRDYITSPEALAHRRSLGLGEKVTDVELECLAQSWSEHCKHKIFNGRIHYTDETGRTVTINSLYDTYIKASTQLIREAKGESDFCLSVFRDNAGVIKFNEEWSLALKVETHNSPSALDPYGGALTGIVGVNRDPFGTGKGAKLIFNTDVFCFAPPDYDKPLPPRLLHPKRIFEGVREGVEHGGNKSGIPTVNGCLVFDERYLGKPLVFCGTGGIMPAVVCGGPSHIKKAEPGDFIVMTGGRIGKDGIHGATFSSEELHEGSPATAVQIGDPITQKKMTDFLLVARDLCLYRSITDNGAGGLSSSVGEMAQDCGGFELQLEKAPLKYAGLNPWEIFLSEAQERMTLAVPPDNKDAFLALAKKMGVEATVLGRFNDNGEFLVTYEGKTVACLNMEFVHNGLPQMEMVAVWTPPKYPEPDIPEVEDLTSTLETMLGRLNICSKEYVVRQYDHEVQGGGVIKPLSGVNGDGPSDAAVIRPVLSSFEGIVVANGICPRYSDIDTYHMMACAIDEAIRNAIASGGDIRHLAGLDNFCWCDPIQSEKTPDGRYKLAQLVRANQALYDYTTAYGVPCISGKDSMKNDYIVENTKISIPPTVLFSVLGKIDDVRRVQTMDAKEPGDLVYVIGLTKPELGGSEYFARHGYIGNNVPVVDAAAARAGYERLTGAICEGLVASCHDCSDGGLGVALAETAFAGGLGMNIDLASVPKEDIERDDFLLFSESQSRFVVTVHPDREEAFSAVMQGTTLARIGRVTEEPILICNGLRGDIVVSASIARLKEAWQRPLRW, encoded by the coding sequence ATGATTCACCGCATCGAAGTAATGCTCAAAAAATCACTGCGTGATGCCTTTGGGGAGAAGATCCGAAAGAGGATCAACGAGGATATCCACCTCCCCGTCCGTTCCGTGCGGACTATCAAGGTATTTACGATTGATGCCGGGGTTGACTCCACTCTGGTAGAAGAATTGGCCGGCCAGCTCTTTTGTGACTCTATCAGCCAGGAGTATTCCATTGACCGCCCCTTGGCCGATGCATTTGATTGGCTTATCGAGGTGGGGTTCAGGCCGGGTGTGACGGATAATGAGGGGAAAACAGCCCGGGAATCCCTTGAACTGGCCATCGGACGGAAATTGAACAGGGGCGAAGGGGTTTATACCTCTACACAGTATGCCCTCGCCGGTGATCTGTCCCTGAAAGACGTAGAACGCATAGCCACCGGCCTCCTGGCCAACACCCTTATCCAGAGTTTCCGCATCAAGGATCGATCTGAATGGGATAAGACCACGGGGATGCCGCCTCTTGTTCCCAGGGTAGTCGCCGATACACGTCCCACCGTTGAGGAGATTGATCTTGCGGTGAGTGATGAAAGACTTCTGGCCATAAGCCGCGAGCGGGTACTGGCCCTTAACCTTGCTGAAATGAAGGTCATTCGGGATTACATCACCTCTCCTGAGGCGCTGGCCCATCGCCGGAGTCTCGGTCTGGGCGAAAAGGTCACGGATGTGGAGCTGGAATGCCTGGCCCAGAGCTGGTCCGAGCACTGCAAGCATAAGATATTTAACGGCCGCATCCACTATACGGACGAAACCGGCCGGACTGTCACCATAAACAGTCTCTATGACACCTACATAAAGGCATCTACTCAACTGATCCGTGAGGCCAAAGGGGAAAGCGACTTCTGCCTTTCCGTCTTCCGTGATAACGCCGGCGTAATCAAATTTAACGAGGAATGGAGCCTGGCCCTTAAAGTTGAGACCCACAACAGTCCCTCGGCCCTTGATCCTTACGGCGGGGCCCTTACCGGCATAGTCGGGGTTAACCGCGACCCTTTCGGCACCGGCAAAGGGGCCAAACTCATCTTCAATACCGATGTCTTCTGCTTCGCGCCCCCGGATTACGATAAGCCCCTGCCCCCCCGGCTCCTCCACCCCAAACGCATCTTTGAGGGCGTGCGGGAAGGCGTGGAACACGGCGGGAACAAAAGCGGCATCCCTACCGTAAACGGCTGCCTCGTATTTGATGAACGCTATCTGGGTAAACCGCTGGTATTCTGCGGGACAGGCGGCATCATGCCGGCCGTGGTATGCGGCGGGCCTTCGCATATCAAAAAAGCCGAGCCGGGAGATTTTATCGTCATGACCGGCGGCCGCATCGGTAAAGACGGCATACATGGGGCCACGTTTTCTTCCGAAGAATTGCATGAAGGATCACCGGCCACGGCGGTGCAGATCGGAGACCCCATCACCCAGAAAAAGATGACGGATTTTCTCCTGGTAGCCCGCGACCTGTGTCTTTACCGGAGCATAACCGATAACGGGGCCGGCGGCCTTTCCTCCTCCGTAGGCGAAATGGCCCAGGACTGTGGAGGCTTTGAGCTTCAACTGGAAAAAGCCCCGCTCAAGTATGCCGGCCTTAACCCCTGGGAGATATTTCTCTCCGAGGCCCAGGAGCGCATGACCCTGGCCGTGCCCCCGGATAATAAAGACGCCTTCCTGGCCCTGGCCAAAAAAATGGGCGTGGAGGCCACGGTTCTGGGCCGCTTTAATGACAACGGGGAGTTCCTGGTCACCTATGAGGGAAAGACAGTAGCCTGCCTGAATATGGAATTTGTCCACAACGGGCTGCCCCAGATGGAAATGGTGGCCGTCTGGACGCCTCCTAAATACCCTGAACCGGACATTCCGGAGGTAGAAGACCTCACTTCCACCCTGGAGACCATGCTCGGCCGCCTGAATATATGCAGTAAAGAATACGTGGTCCGGCAGTACGATCATGAGGTACAGGGCGGAGGCGTTATCAAGCCCCTTTCCGGTGTAAATGGAGACGGCCCCAGCGATGCCGCGGTCATCAGGCCGGTGCTCTCGTCTTTTGAAGGGATTGTGGTAGCCAACGGCATCTGTCCCCGCTACAGTGATATAGACACCTATCACATGATGGCCTGTGCCATTGATGAGGCCATACGCAACGCCATAGCCTCCGGCGGAGATATCAGGCATCTGGCCGGACTGGATAACTTCTGCTGGTGTGATCCCATTCAATCCGAAAAGACGCCGGACGGCCGCTACAAACTGGCCCAACTGGTCCGCGCCAATCAGGCCCTGTACGATTACACCACGGCCTATGGCGTGCCGTGCATCTCCGGCAAGGACAGCATGAAAAACGACTACATCGTGGAGAATACAAAGATATCCATCCCGCCCACGGTGCTCTTTTCTGTCTTGGGAAAGATCGACGATGTCCGGCGGGTGCAAACCATGGACGCCAAGGAGCCGGGCGACCTGGTATATGTCATAGGTCTCACTAAACCGGAGCTGGGCGGCTCGGAATACTTCGCCCGGCACGGTTACATAGGAAACAATGTCCCTGTAGTGGATGCCGCAGCCGCAAGGGCTGGCTATGAGAGGCTGACCGGGGCCATCTGTGAAGGACTGGTGGCCTCCTGCCATGACTGTTCGGACGGGGGATTAGGGGTGGCCCTGGCGGAAACGGCCTTCGCCGGCGGGCTGGGTATGAATATCGACCTGGCCTCTGTACCCAAAGAGGACATAGAACGCGATGACTTCCTCCTCTTTTCCGAATCCCAGAGCCGTTTTGTGGTGACTGTTCACCCGGACAGAGAAGAGGCGTTTAGCGCTGTTATGCAGGGTACAACCCTGGCCCGCATAGGCCGGGTAACTGAAGAGCCGATCCTGATTTGTAACGGCCTGAGAGGTGATATAGTGGTATCGGCGTCCATAGCCCGGCTCAAAGAGGCCTGGCAAAGACCCCTGCGCTGGTAG
- a CDS encoding DNA-3-methyladenine glycosylase I, with translation MKNYKAIFDAVEKTLVAIGSRNVPSATIRERLDVFKTFEQKIFSDGDYYDLLVAIPFYAGMRADVVSSKLPTIRSHFPDYETVSGYTESKVNEILNDPRMIRHAGKISACINNARAVKAMVQKYGSFQKYIDSFSPRQSLDNLLRLRAVLMRSPFSHLGRVTSYHFLTDIGMPVLKPDRVIQRIFYRLGLIQSEKVTDKQLTETIFEGQAFAKATGHPIRYIDAVFVVYGQVSPESFGIREGICLAKRPRCEVCGIRSYCNYEPKTSR, from the coding sequence ATGAAAAATTATAAAGCCATATTTGACGCTGTTGAGAAAACCCTAGTTGCGATTGGTTCACGAAATGTTCCAAGTGCAACAATTCGAGAACGGCTGGACGTTTTCAAGACTTTTGAGCAAAAGATCTTTTCGGATGGTGACTATTATGATCTCTTAGTTGCTATTCCTTTCTATGCAGGTATGCGGGCGGATGTTGTCTCCTCGAAACTCCCCACTATTCGCAGCCACTTTCCAGATTATGAAACAGTATCAGGATACACGGAGAGTAAGGTCAACGAAATTCTTAACGATCCCAGAATGATTAGACATGCAGGTAAAATATCAGCGTGCATCAATAACGCACGAGCAGTCAAGGCCATGGTACAGAAGTATGGCTCCTTTCAAAAATATATTGATTCCTTCTCTCCGAGGCAGTCCCTCGATAATCTCTTGCGGCTTCGAGCTGTGTTGATGCGTTCACCGTTCTCGCATTTGGGACGAGTTACTTCATACCATTTCCTCACAGACATAGGTATGCCTGTTCTAAAACCTGACCGCGTTATACAGCGCATCTTTTATAGATTAGGACTGATCCAGAGTGAGAAAGTCACAGACAAGCAACTGACGGAGACGATATTCGAAGGGCAAGCATTTGCGAAGGCAACCGGACACCCGATACGCTATATTGACGCCGTCTTTGTAGTATATGGGCAAGTCAGCCCTGAGAGTTTTGGCATACGTGAAGGCATTTGCCTGGCAAAGCGCCCCCGGTGCGAGGTATGTGGAATTCGCTCCTATTGTAATTACGAACCAAAAACGTCACGCTGA
- a CDS encoding transposase: MPRLARLDAPGVLHHVIIRGIERRNIFKDNKDRDNFLGRLAILLPETQTACYAWALLPNHAHFLFQTGKVGLSTLMRRLLTGYAVSFNRRYNRHGQLFQNRYKSIICQEDVYLQELVRYIHLNPLRAGLVSELGDLNKYKYCGHSVLMGKVRRPWQDTKYVLSYFGKNIGEARRSYLSYIEEARDQGRRPELMSGGLIRSLGGWAEVKKRRLRGRDRVKGDQRILGETDFVMEILAEADEKYNRYYELKSLGYDLKTVERKVSEIYRIGPEDIYNKGRQKTRVEARSLFCYWAVRELGYGLTDLARRLGMTQPAVGYAVSRGERIAKQNNHHLIK, translated from the coding sequence ATGCCAAGATTAGCCCGCCTGGATGCGCCCGGCGTATTACATCATGTTATTATCCGAGGAATAGAGCGTCGAAACATATTTAAAGATAATAAAGATCGCGATAATTTTCTGGGGCGACTGGCTATCCTCCTGCCTGAAACCCAAACGGCCTGTTACGCATGGGCACTGTTGCCTAACCATGCCCATTTCCTGTTTCAAACCGGTAAGGTAGGTCTCTCCACTCTAATGCGAAGACTGCTTACCGGATATGCAGTCAGCTTTAACCGCAGGTACAATCGGCACGGGCAGCTTTTCCAAAACCGCTACAAATCGATTATCTGCCAGGAAGACGTTTACTTACAGGAATTGGTTCGCTATATACATTTAAATCCATTAAGGGCAGGGTTGGTTTCTGAACTGGGTGATCTTAACAAATATAAATACTGTGGACATAGCGTGTTGATGGGCAAGGTTAGGCGCCCATGGCAGGATACAAAATATGTACTGTCCTATTTTGGCAAGAATATTGGTGAGGCGAGAAGGAGTTACCTTTCCTATATAGAAGAAGCTCGGGATCAAGGCCGTCGGCCGGAACTGATGAGCGGGGGATTAATTCGAAGTCTTGGTGGGTGGGCAGAGGTAAAAAAGAGGCGGTTAAGAGGCCGGGATCGTGTTAAGGGAGATCAGCGCATATTGGGGGAGACCGATTTTGTAATGGAGATACTGGCGGAAGCTGATGAAAAGTATAATCGTTATTATGAACTGAAAAGCCTGGGATACGATTTAAAGACCGTGGAACGAAAAGTTAGTGAGATATACCGGATAGGACCGGAGGATATCTATAACAAAGGCCGGCAAAAGACGCGGGTAGAAGCCAGGAGTTTGTTTTGTTATTGGGCGGTGCGGGAACTAGGCTATGGGTTGACGGATTTGGCCAGACGTCTTGGTATGACCCAGCCAGCCGTGGGATATGCTGTAAGCCGGGGAGAGCGTATAGCCAAACAAAATAACCATCATCTGATTAAATGA
- a CDS encoding antitoxin: MKKTILDAEEKDILESYERGEWRTVKNQKQEIIKLREYAKNTLQKDKRINIRMSSKDLDQVQVIAAQEGIPYQTLISSIIHKYVSGYLTEKKRTRKLGTVIK; encoded by the coding sequence ATGAAAAAGACGATCTTAGACGCTGAAGAGAAAGATATTTTAGAATCATATGAACGTGGAGAATGGCGGACTGTAAAAAATCAAAAGCAGGAAATAATAAAACTCCGTGAATATGCAAAGAATACACTTCAAAAAGATAAGAGAATAAATATCCGGATGTCATCCAAGGATCTGGATCAGGTACAGGTCATTGCTGCTCAAGAGGGCATTCCTTACCAAACACTCATATCCAGCATTATACATAAATACGTATCCGGCTATTTAACAGAGAAAAAGAGGACAAGGAAATTGGGGACAGTCATAAAATAA
- a CDS encoding type II toxin-antitoxin system RelE/ParE family toxin produces MIRSFKCEYTEALSKGRRVRQFVNIAKVARRKLRQIEIAGQLDDLRVPPGNHLEALKGDRSGQYSIRINDQWRVCFRWTDAGAENVEIVDYH; encoded by the coding sequence ATGATCAGATCATTCAAGTGTGAATACACCGAAGCGCTCTCAAAAGGCCGGCGTGTCAGGCAGTTTGTGAATATCGCTAAGGTGGCGCGGCGTAAGCTTAGACAGATCGAGATCGCCGGTCAACTTGATGATCTGAGGGTGCCACCCGGCAATCACCTTGAAGCACTCAAGGGTGATCGTTCCGGTCAATACAGCATTCGTATCAACGATCAGTGGCGTGTCTGCTTTCGTTGGACGGATGCAGGTGCAGAAAATGTGGAAATCGTCGATTACCACTAA
- a CDS encoding HigA family addiction module antitoxin — translation MSKLEPITPGEILLEEFLKPMGLSQYRLAKEIGVPAQRISEIVKGKRAITADTDLRLCRFFGLSNGYWLRAQAAHDTEVAERTLGPSLKKIKPWSAYATQPKLLKHVTRP, via the coding sequence ATGAGCAAGCTCGAACCTATTACTCCCGGCGAGATCCTCTTGGAAGAATTTCTAAAACCTATGGGTCTTAGCCAGTACCGTTTAGCCAAGGAAATTGGCGTTCCCGCTCAGCGTATCAGTGAGATTGTCAAAGGTAAGCGTGCGATCACAGCTGATACTGATTTACGGTTGTGTCGGTTCTTTGGTCTATCCAACGGCTATTGGTTGCGCGCTCAGGCTGCCCACGACACGGAGGTTGCAGAACGCACTCTTGGCCCATCGCTAAAGAAGATCAAGCCTTGGTCTGCGTATGCGACCCAGCCAAAGCTGTTGAAGCATGTCACACGTCCTTAA
- a CDS encoding glutamine--tRNA ligase/YqeY domain fusion protein gives MTTIDAKPTSNFIRNIIEEDLKANKNQGRVHTRFPPEPNGYLHIGHAKSICLNFGLAAEYKGLCNLRFDDTNPTKEEVEYVESIKADVRWLGFDWGDRLFYASDYFEQLYRYAVQLITAGKAYVCDLSPEDIREYRGTLTAPGKDSPYRTRPVEENLDLFERMRAGEFEDGSRVLRAKIDMASGNLNMRDPVMYRILRAAHHRTGDKWRIYPMYDFAHCFSDSIEGITHSICTLEFEDHRPLYDWFLDQSGVHHPQQIEFARLNLSYTVLSKRKLVQLVEGGYVTGWDDPRMPTLAGLRRRGYTPESIQDFCERIGVAKRDSIVDMALLEHCLREDLNKRAPRVMGVLRPLRVVIDNYPEGRVEELEAVNNPEDPGMGSRRVPFSRVLYIEQEDFREDPPKKFYRLAPGREVRLRYAYFITCVGVVKDEQTGEVVELHCTYDPETRGGDSPDGRKVKATLHWVSAAHALEAEVRLYDHLFVKATPGEDKDGADFKTYLNPDSLETLTSCRVEPSLANAAPGSRYQFERQGYFCVDPDSSHEKLVFNRTVPLRDSWAKVEKAQK, from the coding sequence ATGACCACTATTGATGCCAAGCCTACATCCAACTTTATCCGTAATATCATCGAAGAAGACCTGAAGGCCAACAAGAACCAGGGCCGGGTCCACACCCGGTTCCCGCCGGAGCCGAACGGCTATCTGCACATCGGACACGCTAAGTCTATCTGCCTCAATTTCGGTCTGGCCGCCGAATACAAAGGTCTTTGCAATCTGCGCTTCGATGACACCAATCCCACCAAGGAGGAAGTTGAATACGTAGAATCGATCAAGGCAGACGTCCGGTGGCTGGGGTTTGATTGGGGTGACCGGCTGTTCTACGCCTCAGACTATTTTGAACAACTCTACCGATACGCCGTGCAGTTAATTACGGCCGGCAAGGCGTATGTCTGCGACCTGAGCCCAGAGGATATCCGGGAGTACCGGGGTACTTTGACTGCGCCCGGCAAGGACAGCCCGTATCGAACACGTCCGGTCGAAGAAAACCTGGATTTATTTGAGCGCATGCGGGCCGGTGAATTCGAGGACGGCTCCCGGGTTCTTCGGGCCAAAATCGACATGGCCTCCGGCAACTTAAACATGCGGGACCCGGTCATGTACCGTATTCTACGGGCCGCACACCACCGGACCGGCGATAAGTGGCGCATTTATCCGATGTACGACTTTGCCCACTGTTTTTCGGATTCCATCGAGGGGATCACCCATTCCATCTGTACTCTGGAATTTGAAGACCATCGGCCGCTCTATGACTGGTTCCTCGATCAATCAGGCGTCCATCACCCGCAGCAGATCGAGTTTGCCCGCCTTAATCTCAGCTACACCGTGCTCAGTAAGCGAAAGCTCGTGCAATTGGTGGAAGGGGGCTATGTCACCGGCTGGGACGATCCTCGGATGCCTACACTGGCGGGCTTGCGGAGACGCGGCTATACGCCCGAGTCCATCCAAGACTTTTGTGAACGCATCGGGGTAGCCAAGAGGGATAGCATAGTTGATATGGCCCTGCTCGAACACTGCCTCCGCGAAGATTTAAACAAACGCGCCCCGCGGGTCATGGGGGTATTGCGGCCACTCCGGGTGGTCATTGACAACTACCCGGAAGGCCGGGTGGAAGAACTGGAGGCCGTGAACAACCCGGAGGATCCCGGCATGGGATCACGCAGGGTCCCTTTTTCACGCGTGCTGTATATTGAACAAGAGGACTTTCGTGAAGACCCACCCAAAAAATTCTACCGTCTGGCCCCGGGCCGGGAGGTGCGGTTGCGTTACGCGTACTTTATCACCTGTGTGGGGGTGGTTAAAGATGAACAGACCGGAGAAGTCGTGGAACTGCACTGCACCTACGACCCAGAGACGCGGGGCGGGGACTCTCCGGACGGGCGCAAGGTCAAGGCCACGCTGCACTGGGTCTCGGCTGCCCACGCGCTGGAGGCCGAGGTGCGCTTATATGACCATCTCTTTGTAAAGGCAACCCCAGGCGAGGATAAGGATGGGGCTGATTTTAAAACCTATCTCAATCCTGATTCATTGGAGACGTTAACGTCATGCCGGGTGGAGCCGAGCCTGGCCAATGCCGCACCGGGCAGTCGATACCAGTTCGAGCGGCAGGGCTATTTCTGTGTGGACCCCGACTCTTCTCATGAAAAACTCGTATTCAACCGCACCGTGCCCTTACGTGATTCCTGGGCCAAGGTAGAAAAGGCGCAGAAGTAG
- a CDS encoding DUF1566 domain-containing protein, which yields MGIREKLGLSSDEPLSINWDITPADTFGIFESWGGKIHVRSNKERYYYFYIDGWKTPPQLLLMERGVKHARILARIDAPQDMVDACVASQGRGETDRSYAIDDALRSWLQANVIEAHDASKVIPLESELVEETLETGLPGKDEPQPAIEPVTLRSEPAVISEDEVPDIIRRNGFYDSHHNTSGGFANHLVDNGDGLTVTDLKTGIQWQRGGCDIAAMPSIRRYVAELNGRNFARFNDWRLPTMEEALSLMEPAPSGNGLHLHPCFSKLQPFIILADQRKLGGYWFVDYKQATVFWGSGIRGAFGRVCRSL from the coding sequence ATGGGTATTCGCGAAAAACTTGGGTTAAGCAGTGACGAGCCATTGAGCATTAATTGGGACATCACCCCGGCGGATACCTTCGGCATTTTCGAAAGCTGGGGCGGCAAGATACACGTCCGCAGCAACAAGGAACGGTACTACTATTTTTACATCGACGGCTGGAAAACGCCTCCACAGCTTCTTCTGATGGAGCGCGGGGTGAAGCATGCCCGGATCCTGGCCCGGATCGACGCCCCCCAGGACATGGTCGACGCCTGCGTGGCCAGTCAGGGCAGAGGCGAAACCGACCGGAGTTATGCCATTGACGACGCCTTGCGAAGCTGGCTGCAGGCCAATGTCATTGAGGCCCACGATGCGTCAAAGGTGATCCCTCTGGAGAGCGAATTGGTGGAGGAGACACTGGAAACAGGCCTTCCGGGAAAAGACGAACCGCAGCCTGCAATCGAGCCGGTAACGCTGCGGTCTGAACCGGCCGTTATCAGCGAAGATGAGGTGCCGGACATCATACGCCGGAACGGGTTCTACGACAGCCACCACAATACGTCCGGGGGGTTTGCCAATCACCTCGTCGACAACGGCGACGGCCTCACGGTGACGGATTTGAAGACCGGCATCCAGTGGCAACGGGGCGGATGCGATATCGCCGCCATGCCCAGCATCCGGAGATATGTGGCGGAATTGAATGGGCGGAATTTCGCCCGGTTCAATGACTGGCGGCTGCCGACCATGGAAGAGGCTTTATCGCTTATGGAGCCCGCGCCGAGCGGAAACGGTCTCCATCTGCATCCCTGTTTCTCCAAGTTGCAGCCTTTCATCATTCTGGCCGATCAGCGCAAACTGGGCGGCTACTGGTTCGTCGACTATAAGCAGGCCACCGTCTTCTGGGGGTCGGGCATACGGGGCGCCTTTGGCCGGGTCTGCCGGAGCCTGTAG
- a CDS encoding serine protease: protein MEWSQALDEVRKFTFKIITPQGSGTGFLITLREQGVCGVATAYHVIEHAFSWEEPIKLLHTFTNRTILLRVPDRYILPNPTNDAAIVMFMKGDLDVDGNLLTLAPEDKYLRPGNEIAWAGYPAIAPDEFSFFNGHVSCYLNSANAYLVDGVAINGVSGGPTFTMIDSQVYVIGIVSAYIPNRITGESLPGVCFVTAVKPFHEFMKDIASLEQAKTKAEIAEPSTASDMVPATAPRVPRA from the coding sequence ATGGAATGGTCCCAGGCATTGGATGAGGTTCGCAAGTTCACATTCAAGATCATTACCCCGCAAGGCTCCGGGACTGGATTCCTCATCACCCTTCGCGAACAAGGGGTCTGCGGTGTCGCCACGGCATACCACGTGATTGAACACGCCTTCTCGTGGGAGGAACCAATCAAACTGCTTCACACCTTCACAAACAGGACGATCCTCCTCCGAGTACCTGATCGGTATATCCTCCCAAATCCCACAAACGACGCTGCGATCGTCATGTTCATGAAGGGCGATCTTGACGTCGACGGCAACCTGCTGACCCTCGCACCGGAAGACAAGTACCTTCGGCCAGGCAATGAAATAGCTTGGGCGGGCTACCCCGCAATCGCCCCTGACGAGTTTTCATTCTTCAACGGTCACGTCAGTTGTTACCTGAACTCGGCCAATGCCTATCTTGTTGATGGCGTAGCCATCAATGGTGTAAGCGGCGGGCCGACATTCACAATGATCGACAGCCAAGTTTATGTGATCGGAATTGTATCTGCCTACATTCCCAACAGGATCACCGGCGAGAGCCTGCCGGGGGTGTGCTTCGTGACGGCCGTTAAGCCCTTCCACGAGTTCATGAAGGACATCGCCTCTCTTGAGCAGGCAAAAACGAAAGCAGAGATTGCCGAACCAAGCACTGCAAGCGACATGGTACCCGCGACTGCGCCGCGTGTCCCACGCGCCTGA
- a CDS encoding DUF429 domain-containing protein, whose protein sequence is MNTIAKPPVSGVVLGIDVGFSAKSATTGLCLLSWDTNSMKISFVRTRTGSVDRRRDIRALVGSAQLLAVAIDGPLVRGLQRISHYRAAEALLSRSVLQKRGKPGQTNSPVGQQLHAHATELAEIVLTECAVDAAAHYQAIHERCIVEAFPNMFLAAGVPEAELPSLRRNASDAYWRGLVVQSGRLLQLMGSLLPGRKPSCELCTFINHEDRAAFVCALSALSVLSQRHVAVGDPYDGDIILPPRIWWGKASIGTNPWMEVVLRDNLASVRRSRNGSKHHGDARVVLHAGEWQL, encoded by the coding sequence ATGAACACCATTGCCAAGCCACCCGTTTCTGGAGTCGTCCTCGGAATCGATGTAGGCTTTTCTGCGAAATCGGCGACGACGGGTCTTTGTCTGCTGAGTTGGGACACCAATTCTATGAAGATCTCGTTCGTACGCACACGGACAGGAAGTGTTGACCGGCGCAGGGATATACGTGCACTCGTCGGTAGCGCTCAATTGCTCGCTGTGGCGATTGACGGTCCCCTCGTTCGTGGCCTTCAGCGCATCTCGCACTATCGCGCAGCAGAGGCTCTTCTTTCTCGGAGTGTTCTCCAGAAGCGAGGCAAACCTGGTCAAACCAACTCGCCAGTTGGTCAGCAGTTACACGCTCACGCTACCGAACTGGCTGAAATCGTGCTCACTGAATGTGCAGTCGATGCAGCGGCGCACTACCAGGCGATTCACGAACGTTGTATCGTAGAAGCGTTCCCGAACATGTTCCTCGCCGCTGGCGTCCCTGAGGCAGAGCTTCCGAGTCTTCGCCGCAATGCATCCGATGCGTATTGGAGAGGTCTTGTGGTTCAGAGCGGGCGGTTACTTCAACTTATGGGCAGTCTCCTTCCTGGACGGAAACCTTCGTGCGAGCTTTGCACATTCATCAACCATGAAGACCGTGCCGCATTTGTTTGTGCGCTTTCCGCATTGTCAGTCTTATCACAACGGCACGTGGCTGTCGGCGACCCATACGATGGCGATATTATCCTGCCACCACGGATTTGGTGGGGCAAAGCGTCAATTGGTACCAACCCGTGGATGGAAGTTGTCCTTCGCGACAACTTGGCTTCAGTCCGTCGTAGCAGGAATGGCAGTAAGCATCATGGCGACGCGCGCGTGGTTCTGCATGCCGGCGAATGGCAGCTGTAG
- a CDS encoding DUF2703 domain-containing protein, with protein sequence MHIPREQKAIGESKMNVLQIRWQRLVDERGQTCDRCGATETAIEDGFQKLRRSLKELDIDVVLEKTALNPSTFSKDPLQSNRIWIAGKPIEQWLSATTGQSRCCSTCGDSECRTVTVDGNT encoded by the coding sequence TTGCACATCCCCCGTGAACAAAAGGCGATCGGAGAAAGCAAGATGAACGTACTTCAGATTCGTTGGCAACGTCTCGTGGACGAACGGGGCCAAACATGTGATCGCTGTGGCGCAACCGAAACAGCGATAGAGGATGGGTTCCAAAAGCTAAGGCGTTCCCTGAAGGAACTGGACATAGACGTCGTTCTCGAGAAAACAGCTCTCAATCCTTCTACGTTTTCCAAGGATCCGCTCCAGTCAAATCGTATCTGGATTGCCGGAAAGCCGATCGAGCAGTGGCTCTCGGCCACCACTGGCCAGAGCCGATGTTGCTCCACATGCGGAGATTCGGAATGCAGAACTGTCACGGTTGATGGCAATACCTAA